Part of the Chitinophagaceae bacterium genome, AAATTGGCAGGCGAAACAGGTGCCCAGTTGTTGTCGCTGAGTAACTATTCGTTTTTCATCAGGCCGTGTTATCCAAACAGTCGTCATCGTCTACCAAACACGGTGAGATATGGCAATGGGCATTCCCTATAACCAACAGCGGCGTGGGAGACGTGAAAGAGATCGTTAAAAAGTTGGCATGGTTCGTGATCGAGAATTTAGTGAGCAGAGAATTTGAAAAGCGGCAGACTGAAATTGATCAGGCCACATTAGTTCAACGGAAGATATAAGAAGGGGCAAAAGGAATTTTATTCACTGGATAAAACTACAAAAATATATCGGCATTTGTAAAAAATTCTAGGACAATGATTTATTGCAATTTACTAGTGGGTAAAAATATTTAATCACGGCAGGTTTTTCAGGTACCGTACTGGCCAATCAGTTGGATCAACATTCAGATTGCAGTATTGATATATGGGATGAACGGGACCATATCGGCGGCAACTGCCATACCCAGCGGGATGAACAAACGGGCATCATGGTTCACCAGTACGGTCCGCATATCTTTAATACCGACAGGAAAGAGATATGGGATTTTGTGAACAGCCTGGAGAGTTCAGGCCCTATGTACACCGGGTGAAGGCGATGAGCAACGGCAAGGTTTATTCATTACCGGTGAACCTGCATACCATTAACCAGTTGTTCGGAAGATCATTCACCCCGGCGAAGCAGGGCTTTTTAGAAACACTGGCTGACAGTTCCATCAACGACCCGCAAAATTTTGAAGAGCAGGCATTGCGCTTCATCGGCAAAGAACTTTATTATGCATTTTTTTGGCTACACAAAAAAGCAGTGGGGTTGTGAACCAACAGAACTTCCTGCATCCATTTTCAAAAGGATCCCGGTACGGTTCAATATGACGATAATTACCACAACAACCTGTATACCGGCATCCCGGTAAACGGCTATACGGCACTGATGGAAAAACTGGTCGACCATCCTGCAATCCACGTAACCCTGAATAAAGATTTGATCCGGCCATGGATACCAGCGGGTACGACCATGTTTTTTATACCGGGCCCATTGATGCCTGGTTCGGTCTTAAATATGGCCGGCTGGGTTACCGCACGGTGACCTTTGAAACGCATTATGCCGATGGCGATTTCCAGGGAACCACGCAAATGAACTTCTGCGATGAGGATGTACCATACACACGCATCACCGAACACAAGCATTTCACCAACTGGGAAGAGCACGATAAGACCATCTACTTCAAAGAATTCAGCAAGAAACGGAACCTGCCGATATTCCTTATTATCCCAAAAGACTGGAACAGGACAAGAAACTACTCCTGCAATACCGCCACGATGCAGATCCCTCCAAAAGGTATCTTTCCTCGGCCGCCTGGCCACCTACCGCTACATGGATATGCACCATGTTATTGGCGAGGCCCTGGATTTTGCAAAATCATGGCTGGAAGCTGCCAAAAATGGCCAAAAACCCCCTGTTTTCCCCAATGTGGAGGCATAATGAATAATTTTCACCTGTCTGTGCAATAAGCGGATTCCCATCCCGTTATAGTATTGTCCAAATATCTCTGAGTAAAACCAAAATGCCATCCTATGGAAAAGGTAATAGCTGTGGTTGTTACATACAACCGTAAAGCACTGCTTACTGAATGCATAGCTGCACTTCGAAACAATCCCGCCCTTTAGATGCGATCCTTGTTGTAAACAACGGAAGCACCGACGACACGAAGAATGGCCTCTAAACAAGGTGACCTGACCTTTATCAATCAAAAAAAATGTGGGTTCCAGTGGCGGTTTCAGTACCGGGATAAGCTGGGCTATGAAAATAATTATTCGTGGATCTGGTGCATGGATGACGATGGTTACCCCAAAGAGGATGCGCTGGAAAACCTGTTGATGGCCGATGACGGCTGCCTCCGCCTGCTTAACTGCGCCGTTATTGATAAAGCCGACAAGAGATCATTTGTGTGGAAAACGCAGCAATACAAAAACCTTGATGAAGTTGATTGCAAATACATTGATGGGATCGGGCACCCTTTCAACGGCACCATGCTGCACCGCCGCATCGTGGAAAGAGTAGGCGTTCCCAAACCAAAATATTTTTGTGGGGCGATGAGACAGAATACTACTACCGCATTGTACGGAGCAACGAAATACCCGTTCGTACCGTAGCCAACAGCATTCACTACCACCCGGCTACCGCGTTTTTCACTGAAGAACGACTGGGACTACAGCACCGGCTGGAAGATGTACTACTACATACGCAACCGTTTTCACATTCACCAGGCCAAGTTCAATAATAAAGCCGTTGCCTTGCTGAATTACTACTGTTTTATTGTGGCCTTTACCGGTGTGGTAATGTTGTACCAGAAGACAGACAAACTGAAAAAATTAAGTTTCATCATGTGGCCGGTCACCGATGCCTTCAACAATAATTTTGAAGCAACGCCCCCGACCATCCTGTCGAAATTAAAGACCGACGAGAACTTTACCCTTACAGGTTCGATCAACGGATACCTGAAGAATACCTGGTCGGCCATATTCACACCTATTGCAACAATACGTGGCCGCAGGGCCGCCAATGCATAGGTTATTTTCTTGTTAAATAGCCCCTCTGAAATCACGCAGCTCCGTCATCTGCGGGGCTGCTTTTATTTTACGGGTCCTGTCCTGTATCAGGAAAAGGGCGATAATGTAAAAAGGCATACAGGGGATCTTGTAGCGTACAAGGGAACCGAAGTTGGGTGTAGTGGCTCCCACAAAAAGTTGGAATCACCGCCTCCCGGTGCCGCCGGGTCACGGTAGCTGCTTCGCTGTTTACCGATCTGTTCAGTGATCCCCTCCGCAGCATAGGTGCCCAGCTCTTCCTTGAAGCTGTTCATTACACGCTGCCCTGCCACCACGCTTCCTGCGATCAGCACCAATCCCAGTGACCATTTGAAAAAACGGTTCTTTACCAGGTTCACATTTTTTAAGATAAGGTACAGTATAAAGAACGGCACATAGGGTGCAGGTGCGGGTATTGCTCGTAAAAAAAGCGATACAGCCTCCACACCCCCGAAAAAGCGATCATGGAGAAAAAGAGGTTGGTGATGAGGTATTTTCCAAAACTGAAAAATGACACGATGGCAACCACACGGGCAACCATGTAATTATTCTCTGCCCGGAAATAACCCAGGTTCAGCGGATTTCTAAGTAAGGTCTGGTCATACTCCGGCCCGGGAAGGTATAGCCATTTGATGTGTGAGCATCTTTCAGTATCAGGTTATAGATATTCGCTCCTTCGGTATAATAAAGTATGAATGAATCCTAAGGGAAAGAATTGAATTAAATAAGGTGAATGGCAACACAGCAAGGGCCTTGATCCAGAAACCCTGATTGTGATAATGCTGCAGGACCGGGTCATCGTAATTGGAACGGCGTGTACGGAAAAAAAAGTAAAAGAGTGCAACATAAACCGGGTATAATATGAATTCGGCAAATCCCATTAATGGCTGTAAAATTTTTAAAGGATGGACTTTATTTATTGCACAGAATTCATTTATCCGTAAGCCCCTTCAAATTTATCTTAAAAAATCAATTTGTCTTTCAATATTATGAAGTTATTTTTGAGTGCAGGAATATCCATTATTCATTAAAACAAACCATTGCCCGAAAAAGCGTACAATAAAAAACTGGTCCGCATAACCACCGTGCCCATGGCATTGCGCTATTTACTTCCCGGGCAAATGCACTTTATGTCTCAAAACGGCTTTGATGTGCTTATGATAAGTGCGGATGGAAAGGAACTCCCCGAAGTGATCCGGCAGGAGCAATGCAGGCATATGATCGTACCCATGACCCGGCAGATAACAGCTTTCCGTGACCTGCAATGCCTGTTCCAACTGATACGGATATTCCGGAAAGAGAAACCGGATATTGTACATACCCATACCCCAAAGCAGGCTTGCTTGGGATGCTGGCTGCACGGGTACAGGTGTTAAAGTAAGGATACATACGGTTGCAGGGCTGCCCCTGATGGTAGAGAAAGGGATCAAATACCAGTTGCTCAAATTCATTGAAAAACTGACCTGCATTTCCGCCAGCCAGGTTTGGCCAAACAGCAATTCATTAAAAGAATACATCCTGAAAAGAAACTTTGTAATCCCGCAAAGCTGCACATCATCGGTAAGGGTTCAACCAATGGGATAAACAGTAACCGCTTTAACAGGAGATACTGGATGAAAAGATCATCAACGCCGTTAAGGAACAGGTTCAATACACAACGCAAAATAAATACCTGCTTTGTATCGGAAGGCTCGTGGCTGACAAAGGAATTGTTGAACTGGTAAATGTATTTGTGCAATTGCAAAGAACGGACCCCGCTTTAAAACTGGTACTGGTTGGCGGTTACGAGCCAACTCTTGACCCGCTGCCTGGAAAGACCATGCAGGAAATTGAAAAGAACAGCGGCATCATACACATCCCCTGGACCGATCATGTTGAATACTATATGTACCTGGCCCATTATTTTGTTTTTCCTTCACACCGGGAAGGTTTTCCCAATGTGCTGCTGCAGGCAGGTGCCATGGGGTTACCGGTCATCTGCAGCCATATAACCGGCAACATTGATATCATAACCAACAATGAGACCGGGTTGATATTCGGTAGCGGCAATGAACAGCAGCTGCTGAAGATGCTGCAGTATGCCATCCTGCACCCGCAGCACCTGAAAAGTATGGCAGAAAAGCTGCAGCAAGAGATAAAGGAAAATTACCGGCAGGAAAATATCTGGCAAAATATACTTGCAGCTTACAAAACCTTGGTAAATTAGATAATTAATAAGGAGTATGATACTGATCGGTATTCCGGGCATGCATTTGTTGTTCACGGCATCCTGGCATCTGCCGGGAAAAAAGTTACCGGCTATTGTGATACGGAAGAAAAGGCATTCAATCCGTTCGGTCTTTCCTACCAGGGTGCAGAAACTTCTGAAACCGCACTGCAGGCATTGAAGCAGGCCGGTTTTTTATTGCGGTCGGTGATAATGCCATACGCAACAGGATATACGACCAGCTGGCACAACAGCACCTGCTACCGGTAAACGCAATTCATTCCTCAGCCGTTATTGACAGCTCCGCCAGCATTGCATTGCATGGCGTGATGATCGCTGCACATGCCAGCATTAATCCCCTGGCAAAGATCGGCCCGGGAGTTATTTGTAATACAGGATGCATCATTGAACACGAATGTGTAGTGGGTGAATTTGCCCACATCGGCCCGGGGGCTGTATTGTGCGGCAATGTACAGGTTGGCAACGGAACATTTGTAGGGGCCAATTCAGTCATAAAGCAAGGCATCACCGTTGGTAAAAATGCCATGATCGGTGCCGGCGCCGTGGTAGTGAAAGATGTGGCGGATGGAGCCACCGTGGTAGGCGTTCCGGCGAAATGAACGGGATACAAACGGATACTAGATACTAGATACTGGATACTGGATACTGGTCACTCACTGTAATTTGTTGGGAGCATCCGGTATCCGGCATCCGGTATCTGGCATCCTGTATCCAAACCCCTTATCTTTGCAACGCAAAAAAATCTGACATTATGAAAGTATTAGTTACCGGGGGCGCCGGGTATATCGGCTCCGTATTGGTTCGCCAGTTATTAAGCAAAGGTTACCAGGTAAGGGTTTTTGATTCCCTGAAGTTTGGCGGCGATGCACTCTATGATGTAATGCTGCACCCTGATTTTGAATTCATGAAAGGGGATGTACGCAATGCGGATGATGTGGACAATGCACTGAAAGGAATTGACGCCATTGCACACCTCGCTGCCATCGTGGGCGACCCTGCCTGTAAAAATTCAGTGAAGAGGCCAATGAGACCAACTGGGACGGCGCTGTACTCTTATTCAATAAGGCGGAAGCCGCCGGTGTAAAACGTTTTGTTTTTGCCAGCACCTGCAGCAATTATGGCAAAATGCCCGACCCGGATTCCTTTGTTACCGAAACATCGGCATTAAACCCGGTTTCCTTATATGCAGAGCTGAAAGTAAAGTTTGAAAAATATTTACTGGAGGAAAGAAAGGACAGCAGGATGTGCAGCACCGCTTTGCGGTTCAGCACCGTATACGGATTCTCTCCCCGGATACGGTTTGACCTGACGGTGAATGAATTCACCCGTAATGCCGCCGTTCATGGCGAACAGGAAATATGGGGCCAACAGTTCTGGCGCCCTTACTGCCATGTGGATGACCTGGCCAGGTCGGTGGTACTGGTGCTGGAAAGCCCGGAAGAAAAGTAAGGGCCAATGTATTTAATGTGGGCCAGCACCGAAGAGAATTACAATAAAGGGATGGTGATACAGGAGGTCTGCAAAGTGGTGCCCAATGTAAAAGTGATCTATGTTGACAGCAGTGAGGACCCGCGGGATTACCGGGTGAACTTTGATAAGATAAAGAATGAACTGGGCTTTACCATAACCAAGAAAGTTCCGGATGGCGTGAAGGAAATTTACACCCTGTTGAAAACAGGCATTGTTACGGATTCGTTTTCACAAAAATTCCGCAATATATAAACCGGGCCTGCAGCAGATCTCCCGCTGCAACGGCTGGTTTTTTGATCAAAAATGAAAACAGGCTTAGCCAACATCAGGTATTTGCATATTGCCCGGGGGTTGGCAGCCTTGCTGGTGGTTTTTTTTCATTCAAAATTCGTTTTCTGGGTTGGCGGAACGGTTTACAGCAAAGAGGTCGGCCTGCACAGCATCCGGGATTATATCTTGTTCTCAGCAGATATGCTCAGCTCCTGCAGTAAGAGTGTGTGATCGTTTTTTTATCTTATCTGCCTTTGTCATCCGGCATTCTTTTTCCAGCCATCATTATAAATGGGAGATTTCTATAAGATACGCCTGATAAGGATATACTGGCCATTTTGTTCTCATTGGTCTTGTCCATACTCACACTTGTCATTTGTGTAAATTATATAAACCCGGATATTTACACAAGCAGCTTCAGGCAGTACAACAGCAGGCTCAGTGATGCCTATAACGGACTTTCCCCGGCCCAGGTGATCAAAACGGTCTTTTTCATTGAAAATGGTGAGTATGCAGGATTCAATTATGCTTACTGGTCACTGGGTCATGAACTGATCTTCTACCTGCTTTTCCGGTATACAGCAAGTTGGGCAGGTATGCAAACTGGTTCGTGGCGGCCGGGCTGGTCATTTTGTTTGCATTGACCGGGTGGACGGTCTTTTATTACCAGGCTTTCTTTGTGGCAGGCCTGATCCTTTACGACTACTTTAATAACTTTTCCGGAACCCCGGTCATTAAAAACAAGATACTCTACCAGGTTATCCTTGCAGGCTTTTTTGTTTTGGTGAATCTCACCAACCGGATGATCTCGGAAAAGTTCTCCGATGTCGGTTACCTTGCTGTTTTCCTTTTTCATTTTTGATTATATACTCTATTTTGTTAAAAGGTAAAATACCCTGCTGATGAAACTGGGCGACATCAGCTACAGCCTGCTACCTGAATCATTTGCCGGTACTACTGTTTACTTATTCGCTGATCACTTTGTACACCAGCCAGTTGGTTTATTACAGCAGGATACCTTATTATACAGGCGTATGTGTTGCGGTACTGGTCACGATCCCCCTGTATCTGTTAACGGAAAAGCCTTCTATTGCCTATCTGAAGAAACTGCGGAAATAGAAAACCTTCCTGCAGACAGGGTTGCTTATATTTTATCTACATTTGGAGCATAATAGTAATAAAGGGTTGAAAAGGATATTGATCATAGATGATGAAGAAAAACTGCGCAACTTACTAAGCCGTATCATTAAACTGGAGGTTATACTGTAACTGAAGCCGGCACTTTAAAAGCAGGATCCAGGTTATTGGAAAAGAACCCATTGATATAGTTCTCTGTGATGTAAAACTCCCCGATGGGAATGGCGTTGATTTTGTAAAGGAACTTAAGCCTAAGTATCCCCATACGGAGATCATTTTACTTACTGCCTGGCAATATTGCTGATGGGGTGCAGGCCATGAAGAACGGGGCTTTTGATTATATCACCAAAGGTGATGATAATGATAAGAGTAATCCCATTGCTGAACAGGGCCATGGAAAAGTGGATCTGCGAAGCGTGTTGAACAACTGGAGCAGCAGGTAGAAATCGTTATACGTTCAATGCTATTCTTGGTGATTCAGCGTCCATAAAGACGCTGTTGATAAAGCGAAGAAAGTGGCGCTTACCGATATGCCTGTTTTATTACTCGGCGAAACAGGCACCGGGAAAGAAGTATTTGCTCAGGCTGTTCACCAGGCCGGCAAAAGGAAAAATAAAGATTTTGTAGCACTTAACTGCAGCACTTTCAGTAAGGATATTCTGGAAAGTGAATTATTTGGTCACAGGCAGGGAGCATTTACCGGGGCTGTAAAAGACCAGAAAGGGTTGATTGAAGAAGCGAATGGAGGCACCTTATTTTTGGACGAGATCGGGAAATGCCTTTGGAACTTCAGGCAAAGTTATTACGGGTTCTGGAAACCGGGGAATATATAAAATTAGGCGATACCAAACCGTACGGTCCGACTTCAGGCTGATCGCCGCAACCAATAAAGACCTGCAGAAGGAAAGTGAGGAAAATCGTTTCCGTTCTGATCTCTATTACCGGTTAAATGTATTCAGATTAAATTACCGGCCTTAAGGGAGAGGGGTAAAGATATTGAAGTACTTGCGAAATATTTTGTTCAGCAATACGCTGCCAAAACAGATAAACCTGCTTTAAAAATGGACACAGGCTTCTTACAGAAACTGGAACAATATAGATGGCCGGGAAACATCCGGGAACTAAAAAATATCATTGAGCGCAGTGTTATTTTATCTGATGGGGAAATACTTACGGCAGCGCTGCTGCCTTCTGATATACAGCATGCGGTGCTTCCCCCCGGGAATGCATTATCCGCTTGTTCCATGGCCAGCATGGAAAAACTGCAGATATTGAAAGTGCTTAATTATACAAAGGGAAATAAAGCGGAAGCCGCCCGTTTACTCGAAATAAGCATTGCCACCCTTTACCGCAAACTGGATGAATACAAAATAGGGTAACCCTCTCAAAATGCTATACCAACCCTTTCATTTTGAAAGGGTTTTTCAATTCTCCCATCCCCCGCATATTTCTGCAAGTCGCTCATTTAAAACTAATTAGCCAAATTAATACAATTAGGAGCAGATTTTGGTTATCATGCGTGTGTTGATAATCACCCTGGTGTTTATGGAGAAATAAATTGTTAAAATAAACCGCAGAAAATGGATACCTCAACGAGATTATTACTGTTAATGGCTATTTATATATTGCCACTTTGCCTGGCAATTATTTACCGGGTAAATAAAAACTTAAAACCAAAACAAAAAAGATAAACCTGAAGTACGAACTGGTTACAGCAAACTGCTTACCTGTTTTCTCTAAACAATAGTGCCTTTTCCGGCAGGATAACAGGAATTGTGATGTCCCAAAACTGACCGGGGTTTCAAAAGCAATTGACTGATGTCATCGAAACGGTGATTTCAGGAAATTAACTTTAGGTGTTTCGCCATGAAAAAGGGCAATACTATAAGAGACATAATTAAGATAATCATGCTGTGGCTGCGGGCATTTGCCCTGGTTTACCTGGTTATTATGAAGCTGGGACTGTTGAAACATTTTTTAACCATTTAAAATAAAATATATGCTGATCGCCCTTATGCTTATCCTGGCAATGCTTGTTTGCTTTGTTGTTTTTTTTAAATCAATTGACTTCTTCGAAAAAATTTAAGTGACATGATCATCACACTTTTTATAATAGCGATACTGGTTTTTATCTACCTGGTTTATGTGTTGATAAAGCCAGAAAAATTTTAACCCTTTAAAGCACAGGCGATGAATACAGAGTTAACAGGTGTAATAGTTACTTTTTGCTTACCGTACTGTTGGCTTACCCATTAGGTAAATACATAGCCAAAGTATTTGCAGGAGAAAGAACATTGACCGATTTCATGAATCCGCTGGAGCGGCTCATATACCGCATCGGGGGCATCGATCCCAATAAAGGAATGAACTGGAAAGAATTCTTAAAAGCCATGCTTTCGATCAACATGCTCTGGCTTTTCTATGCTTTCTTCCTGTTGCTTAACCAGGCGTACCTTCCGTTAAACCCGGATGGTAACCCCAATATGACACCCGACCTGAGTT contains:
- a CDS encoding glycosyltransferase is translated as MPEKAYNKKLVRITTVPMALRYLLPGQMHFMSQNGFDVLMISADGKELPEVIRQEQCRHMIVPMTRQITAFRDLQCLFQLIRIFRKEKPDIVHTHTPKQACLGCWLHGYRC
- a CDS encoding glycosyltransferase → MLDEKIINAVKEQVQYTTQNKYLLCIGRLVADKGIVELVNVFVQLQRTDPALKLVLVGGYEPTLDPLPGKTMQEIEKNSGIIHIPWTDHVEYYMYLAHYFVFPSHREGFPNVLLQAGAMGLPVICSHITGNIDIITNNETGLIFGSGNEQQLLKMLQYAILHPQHLKSMAEKLQQEIKENYRQENIWQNILAAYKTLVN
- a CDS encoding acetyltransferase; protein product: MEAGRFFIAVGDNAIRNRIYDQLAQQHLLPVNAIHSSAVIDSSASIALHGVMIAAHASINPLAKIGPGVICNTGCIIEHECVVGEFAHIGPGAVLCGNVQVGNGTFVGANSVIKQGITVGKNAMIGAGAVVVKDVADGATVVGVPAK
- the kdpF gene encoding K(+)-transporting ATPase subunit F; this translates as MITLFIIAILVFIYLVYVLIKPEKF